Proteins co-encoded in one Candidatus Spechtbacterales bacterium genomic window:
- a CDS encoding GIY-YIG nuclease family protein, producing MSTSRRRSANLATYYRALKLFFMYYVYVIKNIKTSETYMGYTEDLKRRMKEHKDKNPQLIYYEAYRDKRDAQVREIKLKQRGQSIRWLKARLKFSLK from the coding sequence AGTGCGAATTTAGCAACGTATTACCGAGCACTCAAATTATTTTTTATGTACTATGTTTATGTAATTAAAAATATTAAAACTAGCGAGACTTATATGGGGTATACTGAAGATTTAAAACGAAGAATGAAAGAACATAAAGATAAAAATCCGCAACTAATTTATTATGAAGCATATAGAGATAAGCGTGATGCGCAGGTTCGAGAGATAAAACTGAAACAAAGAGGCCAATCTATAAGATGGTTAAAGGCAAGATTAAAATTTAGTTTAAAATAA